A stretch of Syntrophorhabdaceae bacterium DNA encodes these proteins:
- the xseB gene encoding exodeoxyribonuclease VII small subunit, translating into MKFEDGLKKLENIVKTLDDGKIPLDEALNLFKEGLTLTKELSKRLDEIEKKVEILIKKEDGAIEKKPFLQEE; encoded by the coding sequence ATGAAATTCGAAGATGGACTGAAAAAACTTGAGAACATTGTCAAGACCCTTGATGATGGTAAGATTCCCCTTGATGAAGCCCTGAACCTTTTCAAGGAAGGGCTTACGTTGACCAAAGAACTCTCAAAAAGACTCGATGAAATAGAGAAAAAGGTCGAAATACTGATAAAAAAAGAAGATGGCGCCATAGAGAAAAAACCGTTTTTACAGGAAGAATAG
- a CDS encoding PP2C family serine/threonine-protein phosphatase, with protein sequence MNIRYGVSETIGWRESMEDEHAIYERPEEHLFGAEIYDGHGGKTASRIAVEMLTPYFMHNRAREMGKSLRDRRKDTDLLRDAYLAVDNHLLERHIQSGTTAAHFYIMEDRFIAANAGDTRVIIGTEGNVIVLTVDHKPTLSGETGRIEALGGEVTRIGTPRVQGVLAVSRALGDLHLKPYVIAEPRVAEGYLGKENDYAVLACDGVWDVLTPEDVIREVRQSTDPQKGADRIVKKALDHGSTDNIIVIVIDLREYTGRMRRNTMEITAVTDYGAIKAVDSR encoded by the coding sequence ATGAATATTCGCTACGGTGTAAGCGAGACGATCGGCTGGCGGGAGAGCATGGAGGATGAGCACGCAATCTACGAAAGACCCGAAGAACATCTTTTCGGAGCCGAGATATATGATGGCCATGGTGGTAAGACTGCATCACGTATAGCCGTCGAGATGCTCACGCCTTATTTCATGCACAACAGGGCACGGGAAATGGGAAAATCACTGCGGGATCGACGGAAGGACACCGATCTCTTGAGGGATGCCTACCTGGCCGTCGATAATCACCTCCTCGAGAGGCACATACAAAGCGGTACGACAGCGGCTCATTTTTATATTATGGAAGACCGTTTCATTGCAGCCAATGCAGGGGATACGAGGGTTATCATCGGGACGGAAGGCAATGTGATTGTCCTTACTGTTGACCACAAGCCCACCCTATCCGGTGAGACCGGGAGAATCGAGGCCCTCGGTGGAGAGGTGACGCGTATCGGGACGCCGAGGGTGCAGGGGGTACTTGCTGTAAGCAGGGCCCTGGGAGATTTACATCTGAAACCATATGTGATCGCCGAACCGAGGGTTGCAGAAGGGTATCTTGGAAAGGAGAATGATTATGCAGTCCTTGCCTGTGATGGTGTCTGGGACGTCCTAACGCCGGAAGATGTTATCCGGGAGGTAAGACAGTCAACGGATCCTCAGAAAGGGGCCGATAGGATAGTCAAAAAGGCCCTCGATCACGGGAGCACCGATAATATCATCGTCATTGTCATCGACCTGAGGGAATATACTGGCCGCA